A single Plasmodium yoelii strain 17X genome assembly, chromosome: 10 DNA region contains:
- a CDS encoding PIR protein, translated as MDRYMCQLLYTVRTSISDHLDTGGSHYFNSGHNFDKYCPNNSCNSNLGKINAGCLFLFDEFFKDSDNFKSNAKSNINIVEYIMIWLSYTLNKTINGEKNINEFYNKYIENSDWYKKEITGVTAYKNYKDLIDRNNYFLSMDKSIISKLYDALTSLCNIHVTDAGHVPNCEQCAKAANGFVTNYEGVISDSNITKNGLYRKILSILYTLSNDYDNFKKKNNNSSSLPSIKTKIYMPIYGFSSLIFLIENNFYILLLIFGIIIVFIGIYYKYSLSGFRNRLKNQYLRKKLKKMKKEWTINI; from the exons ATGGATAGGTATATG TGTCAATTGCTCTATACTGTAAGGACCTCGATTTCCGACCATTTGGACACAGGAGGAAGCCATTATTTTAATAGTGGACACAATTTCGATAAGTATTGTCCTAATAATAGTTGTAATAGTAATCTCGGaaaaattaatgctggatgtttatttttgtttgatGAATTCTTTAAGGATtctgataattttaaatctAATGCAAAAAGTAacatcaatattgttgaatacattatgatatggttaagttatacgTTAAACAAAACCATAaatggagaaaaaaatataaatgaattttataataaatatatagaaaatagcGATTGGtataaaaaggaaataacAGGTGTTACtgcttataaaaattataaggatcttatagatagaaataattattttttaagtatggATAAGAgcattatatctaaattatatgatgcattaaCATCATTATGTAATATTCATGTTACCGATGCTGGGCACGTCCCAAATTGCGAGCAATGTGCGAAAGCTGCAAATGGGTTTGTTACAAACTATGAAGGAGTTATCAGTGATTctaatattactaaaaatggtTTATATCGTAAAATATtatctattttatatactttatcaaatgattatgataattttaaaaagaaaaataacaatagtTCATCCTTGCCATCGATAAAAACAAAGATTTATATGCCAATATATGGATTTTCATCATTAATTTTCTTGATagaaaacaatttttatatacttttattgatttttggtataataatagtttttataggaatttattataag tattcgttatctGGATTTCGGAATCGACTTAAAAACCAATATTTAAggaaaaaactaaaaaaaatgaagaaggaATGGaccattaatatatga
- a CDS encoding PIR protein, with the protein MSSHVCDALKYVDQILPDGFVFEKDHNPENKYNYYCRTNLETRNGKCLTVGQVVNIVTIILLDKLSVLNKNIEYENKNNEYITYAMLWLSNKMKLIKYGSYGSIGDFYVTFIRNSKKYKLYHDKINKNRKLMNLEIHRMRKLYGLLNELCNAITKHTTDPSNCSNFSKFVNDWIKQYIDLIFKKKRVFEDEYYCDILVTLKNAYENFIKNNNTQKIFPEIIEIEKIKTCKQLGEEATTSSKVLSVKVQDASNGKKDLKKVEDTSKHIDFKKIFELYSLFFSKMFTNIGNSLYENVFPTLEDFYGKLKNSADNTISYVNELKTTIETTILYKCMSEKKETGSGPSSPPSSTEQTDTHQSSSEESEKECSQNPVLSSVMKPGNSETEVAVNGTTEIGDNPFNVYKNMGISILIILIPIALAIMYKYLPFGWRKKSKKKKKMKKAINMFDTNETTEEVINPTDRKKQMKITINLSSQNKQDKKLTNSSTPKKQDKQFINSSTPKKQDKQFINSNDRKKKVEIIINSSKKKQTNHFINSTYWGKYPLLNIYKLMKADPVPFIILFLLFIFYLYKRKGDSLE; encoded by the exons ATGAGTTCCCATGtg TGTGATGCATTAAAATATGTTGATCAAATTTTGCCTGATGGTTTTGTTTTCGAGAAGGATCATAATCCtgaaaacaaatataattattattgtcGAACTAACTTGGAAACAAGGAATGGAAAATGTTTAACTGTCGGTCAAGTAGTTAATATTGTTACTATAATATTACTTGATAAATTATCCgttttgaataaaaatatagaatatgaaaataaaaataacgaatacaTCACGTATGCTATGCTATGGTTaagtaataaaatgaaactaattaaatatgGAAGCTACGGAAGCATAGGAGATTTTTATGTCACGTTTATACGAAATAGTAAAAAGTATAAACTATATCATGataaaatcaataaaaaCCGCAAACTAATGAATCTTGAAATTCATAGAATGCGTAAACTTTATGGGTTACTTAATGAGTTGTGTAATGCAATTACTAAACATACCACCGATCCTTCAAATTGCTccaatttttcaaaatttgttAATGATTGGATAAAACAATACATAGAccttatttttaaaaaaaagagagTTTTTGAAGATGAATATTATTGTGATATATTGGTGACTTTAAAAAATGCTTATgagaattttataaaaaataataatacccAAAAAATTTTTCCAGAAATTATAGagatagaaaaaataaaaacttgTAAGCAATTAGGTGAAGAAGCAACAACTTCATCGAAAGTTTTAAGTGTAAAGGTCCAAGATGCATCGAATGGAAAGAAAGATTTAAAGAAAGTGGAAGATACCTCGAAACATAtagattttaaaaaaatatttgaattatatagtttattttttagtaaaATGTTTACTAATATTGGAAATAGCTTATATGAAAATGTGTTCCCAACGTTAGAAGATTTTTACggtaaattaaaaaattctgCTGATAACACGATTAGTTATGTGAATGAACTTAAAACAACAATAGAAactactatattatataaatgtatgtctgaaaaaaaagaaacagGAAGTGGACCATCATCACCACCAAGTTCTACGGAACAAACTGATACACATCAATCGTCTTCGGAGGAATCTGAAAAAGAATGTTCTCAAAACCCAGTGCTAAGCTCAGTGATGAAACCAGGAAATTCTGAAACAGAAGTAGCAGTAAATGGAACAACAGAAATAGGTGATAATCCATTCAACGTATACAAGAACATGGGAAtttcaattttaattattttaataccCATTGCTTTAGCTATTATGTACAag TATTTGCCATTTGGATGGAGAAAGAAAtcgaagaaaaaaaaaaagatgaaaaaggctataaatatgtttgatACAAATGAAACAACAGAAGAAGTTATAAACCCAACTGAtcgaaaaaaacaaatgaaaataacTATAAATTTATCTAGTCAAAACAAACAGGATAAAAAGCTTACCAATTCATCTACTCCAAAAAAACAGGATaaacaatttataaattcatctACTCCCAAAAAACAGGATAAACAGTTTATAAACTCAAATGATCGAAAGAAAAAAGtggaaataattataaattcatctaaaaaaaaacagactaaccattttataaattccaCTTATTGGGGAAAATAtccattattaaatatatataaacttatGAAGGCCGATCCTGTaccatttataattttatttttgttgtttattttttatctttataaaagaaaaggcGATTCTttagaataa
- a CDS encoding fam-a protein, whose translation MNKFYIQILFFLLSISLYGNNKALATEVAPKTGAKPKSIRYTKPKSIRYTKPKSKKHEKPKSKKSYPANDNTEEIYEKNKHLLHPDIMEHINARNFMRDALVQLEYHANSRAYYKLFCRNYDYHMLFYKKNFRGHTKIQKVEYIIDDPNQYNEIINEVWDPNSDNYFYAGSVKRKIVRVYNRNLVMIQQRCKQWSWSREKYFYAIAAKYKISENKTIFVMASANIIDHNRKNNKYFENQIVESANIFQAEIDSEDDIRNGELKKMFVNLSGYIFEKRKNHIYITYVDSNDEHGSI comes from the exons atgaataaattttatattcaaattttgttttttcttttaagcATATCCCTATATGGGAATAATAAAGCTCTTGCAACTGAAGTTGCTCCAAAAACAGGTGCAAAACCCAAATCAATAAGATATACAAAACCAAAATCGATAAGATATACAAAACCCAAATCaaaaaaacatgaaaaacccaaatcaaaaaaatcgTATCCTGC cAACGACAATACagaagaaatatatgaaaaaaacaagcACCTATTACATCCCGATATCATGGAACATATAAATGCGCGCAATTTTATGAGAGATGCTTTAGTACAATTAGAATATCATGCTAATAGTAGAgcttattataaattattttgtagAAATTATGATTATCATATgcttttttacaaaaaaaattttcgAGGTCATACAAAAATTCAAAAAgttgaatatataattgatgaTCCGAATCAG tataatgaaataataaacgAGGTATGGGATCCAAATAGTgacaattatttttatgcagGCTCGGTTAAAA GAAAAATTGTCCGAGTATACAATCGAAATTTAGTAATGATACAGCAACGTTGCAAACAATGGTCGTGGTCTcgtgaaaaatatttttatgctatAGCTGCAAAATATAAA ataTCAGAAAACAAAACTATATTTGTCATGGCTTCAGCAAATATAATTGATCACAACcgtaaaaataacaaatattttgaaaatcaAATAGTAGAAAGTGCAAATATATTCCAAGCTGAAATTGATTCTGAAGATGATATTAGAAATggagaattaaaaaaaatgtttgttAACTTAAGTGGAtacatttttgaaaaaagaaagaacCATATTTATATCACCTATGTCGACTCT aaTGATGAACATGGTTCCATTTaa
- a CDS encoding PIR protein, giving the protein MDYDLCKNFSTVIENYPDKIDDSEEYDIYDIPDIDEYCPDGESGEGKCNTKLDKINAVCLWLLNSNIAYKVNYSSKEKVKSFIIYIMIWLSYMLNLKKDGKITALKDFYTNHIENNPNYANCKSDGKDCNSTLKDNLGYNNFKEIIFKNMDFSNINIEDISKFYEAFKLLCKLHTEYDEDNLKCTEYLGYANDIVGKFNELNRNSSISGDSSYSQVWSTLSTDYENFKKEYNVNCEGIPLFPSIKTTQHVQSYEDHSEHDSVQNYGVTSSSLSIVKKLILALSIFSAITIFLGIFYKGSLFVLRKRAQKQHLREKLKNIKKRMNH; this is encoded by the exons ATGGATTATGACCTG TGTAAAAATTTCTCTACAGTAATTGAAAATTATCCCGACAAAATAGACGATTCTGAAGAATATGATATTTATGATATACCAGATATTGATGAATATTGCCCTGATGGAGAATCAGGGGAAGGAAAATGTAACACTAAGctcgataaaataaatgctgTATGCTTATGGTTGCTCAATAGTAATATTGCTTATAAGGTTAATTATTCAAGTAAAGAAAAGGTTAAAtcgtttattatatacattatgatatggttaagttatatgttaaacctaaagAAAGATGGCAAAATCACCGCATTAAAAGATTTTTATACTAatcatatagaaaataatccGAATTATGCTAATTGTAAAAGTGATGGTAAAGATTGTAATAGTACATTAAAAGATAATCTgggatataataattttaaggaaatcatatttaaaaatatggatttttcgaatattaatattgaagatatatctaaattttatgaagcatttaaattattatgtaaattaCATACTGAATATGATGAAGACAATCTAAAATGCACGGAATATTTGGGATATGCAAATGACATTGTTGGCAAATTTAATGAACTTAATAGAAATTCTAGCATTAGTGGAGACAGTTCATATAGTCAAGTATGGTCTACtttatcaactgattatgaaaattttaaaaaggaatataatGTTAATTGTGAGGGTATTCCATTGTTTCCATCGATAAAAACAACACAACACGTACAAAGTTATGAAGATCATTCTGAACATGATTCTGTACAAAATTATGGTGTTACATCATCAAGCTTGTCgatagtaaaaaaattaattctaGCTTTATCAATATTCAGTGCAATAACAATCTTTTTgggaattttttataag ggTTCGTTATTTGTATTACGGAAAAGagctcaaaaacaacatttaagagaaaagctaaaaaatataaagaagagaatgaatcattaa
- a CDS encoding fam-b protein: protein MRVSILKFVFFSIIICFFEYVKNELYYINERNIYHERNITNFRNNRILGDTDNRFDLNYFYESTLSLANQLNEYNDDDDEEIKYLRNIIDSHVKKHKENNTLPDLNSLDKRTKKLIDELHKEIEETKKELDNIKNNKLAIELIQNNPVSEEDFKQLKNERNIVGTEHYGVDSNIENESKTKRKLTKLTKKLMVRGVLLTLLVLSLLVPGLIYFVFVIMNVVLSIEIIIECCKYVKFFFKEYKSYKKKKKSR, encoded by the exons ATGAGAGTcagtattttaaaatttgtttttttttcaattattatttgtttttttgaatatgttAAAAAT gaattatattatataaatgagaGAAACATATATCATGAAAGgaatataacaaattttagAAATAATAGGATATTAGGGGATACAGATAACCGATtcgatttaaattatttttatgaatcAACTTTGAGTCTTGCAAATCAACTTAATGAGTacaatgatgatgatgatgaagaaataaaatatcttcGAAATATTATAGATTCACATGTAAAGAAgcataaagaaaataatacattaccCGATTTAAATAGTTTAGATAAAAGAACTAAAAAGTTAATTGATGAACTTCACAAAGAAATAgaagaaacaaaaaaagagcttgataatataaagaataataaattagCAATAGAACTGATACAAAATAATCCTGTATCAGAAGAAGACTTTAAACAAttgaaaaatgaaagaaataTCGTGGGGACTGAGCATTATGGGGTCGATTCAAATATCGAAAATGAATCAAAAACTAAGCGAAAGTTAACAAAATTGACCAAAAAATTAATGGTGAGGGGGGTGTTGTTGACGCTGCTTGTTTTGTCGTTATTGGTACCCGGattgatttattttgtatttgtTATTATGAATGTAGTTCTTTCAATTGAAATAATTATTGAATGTtgtaaatatgttaaattcttttttaaagaatataaatcatacaaaaaaaaaaaaaaatcaagatAG